The following DNA comes from Capsicum annuum cultivar UCD-10X-F1 chromosome 7, UCD10Xv1.1, whole genome shotgun sequence.
TCCTGGTCCTTTAGACAAGCTAGCCACAAGCTCTTTAATGGTTACAATATTAGCTCTAATCTCTTCAAGAGGTCCCATGGTGGTTGGCCTATGAGGCTCGGGTTCTCTACATATTTCTTTTTCCAagttgatctttcttttcttgcttcTGCCCGGTGCGCACTCTTTTCGAATCCTCAATCGATAGATGGAGGCACTAGGCTACAAATAATGTGCAACTATATCTGAGCCTCAAAAGTAAAGTCATTCATGGAATGTTACTTTTAGTTTTGGTCCACGAGACTTCCTTATCGGGACATAGCCGTTGTGCCAACCAATTCCCCGATTTACACCCCTTTGctttgaattcacccatgtcTAGTTGCTTGAGTCCATAAATATCATTGATTTGCTTAGCCCTACTTTCACCAGCTTTTCCCGCATCTTTACAATAACGTTGAGTAAGTGTGAGAAAGATACTTCACTGATATTAGCATAAAATTTATGGACCCATTATCATTTGAAAGGCATGGAAATAGGTTAAGCACTTCTACCTTGTGGATTCAACTTTGTCATGAAAGAACCAGTAGCTTCTTCGGTACATTCTCCAAATAAATTCCTCTTTCCAAAAGCAATTTTATCTTTGGAAGACCAATTTAGAAGTGATTGTGGCATTCGGGTTCCATGAATTTGATGTGATCAAACTTATCCATGAGGTTGTGCTGAAAGCACTAAACATACATTACATCTTTCAACGTCATTTGGATCATGCAAGCTCTGCTAGATTGATCATTAAAGTTCATTATCCTAGGTGTTTGGGTTTTCCTAGCTAAAAATTTAAAGTACAGGATTTTTGACTTGACAGGAACCTGCCCTCAACTACCGTGATCATGTATCAGAGCCGCATCCATGTTATCATGGTTGCTGTCTATGACTGTGATAGTGACACCTGAGGCTTGTTCTATGTCAGTTCTACATGACTACTTCCAAATAGGTAAAATTCCCAACTACTATTTTCAAAGTAGTCATGCACACTTTCTCTTTTTAAAACTCATTCAATGCAATCCAAAGTGCCACtaatgcatgggttattcaaATGCAAAAGATAACATCTACACTATAAGAATATAAcaaaaaggatacgagccactctCATGGCATTTGTTGGTTGCATCCCACCTAGTACCTTAGTTATCGTCGTGTCACAATGTCTTCCTTCCCTCAATCTCACAGTGGTCCTCAAACCCCTAATCTTTCATTGTCTTATTTTCAACATCCACCACAGATACTACATAGAGCTCTACAGTTTGCTTCTTTGACTTGTAAATTTTGAAGGAGACCTTATCTTTTTGCACCCAAAATCTCATCACTCCCATCTCTAGATCAACAACGGCTCTCCTAATGGCCAAGAAATAATGACCAAGAATGATAGGCACCTTGTGGTCCATCTCACAATCCAATGCAATGTAATCTGCCGGGAGAATGAATTTGTCCAGCTTTATAAGGACATCAAACAATATACCCACCAACCTTTTTATGGATCTGTCTTCCATCAAAAGTTGCATCGAGGTTGGTGTAGGAGTGTCCAAGACCTGTTTCTTATAGATGAGATACGACATTAGGTTGATGCTTGTACTAAGGTCACAAAGAACTTTTGCAAACTCATGAGTTCTAATGGTgcaagggatggtgaatgcttcgaggtcatttttcttttccacaAATTTACTATCCATGGTAGCACTACACCCATGAGTAACTTCAATGGCATCATCCTCAACGAGCTTTTGCTTGAacattaatttctttattaatttttgtcATAAATTTTCTCAATTTGTCACTCTCCTCCTTTTTATGCAACCATTAGGAGAACGGGAGAGGAACATAGATGGTTGGTTTTGCTTCTCCTTTCAGCTTTTCAACTTTGACCACTTTCTCATTGCTTCcatctatctctttctcatcatttgctTTTCTTCTTTGAGGTGTCACCACCTTTTCCATGGCCTTGGGCATAGTTTCATTCACACCTCCTCTAAGGGGCTCTTCAAGTTCTTTCCCACTTCTAGAGATAATTTCTAGGAATTGTGCTGGGTTAGCAATTGTGTCACTAGGAAGTCCACCTCTAGACCTTGTATTTAGTTTCATGGAGATTTTCCCGACTTGGGTCTCCAATTGTTTGATGGAGGCAGAGTGAGACACCACTATTTGGGAAAGTTCGGAGAAGTCTCCCTATAACTCATGGACCATTTTGTCCGTACCTTAAACTCTACGTAAGATTCGTGCCAAAACATCTTTGGTCTTGAACTTTTTGGGGTCAATGACATTTGACTCTTTGGCCTTAGCCCTATCAAGAGGAGGAACATTGCGGTCATAGTCACGTTTACTATCTCTTCAGTCTCTATCTTGGTCATGATTTTTTCAAACTTGGTTCCTACCTTGCCTTTTATATGCAGGGAAGGAACCCTCCGAGTAGTTTCCCAAGTACCAAATTTCTTTATCCAACTTCTTTTCcacatcatcatcttcataagtCTTTGATGTTGTGGCATTTACCACTTTCACATGTACACCCATAATATGTTTCATTAGAAGCTCAAGTTTGGTCATCATCTTGGTGAtgttctcctccttcttctcttctCGTTTTCTTTCTCATTAGTCACCATGGAGGTAGTAGAAGGGGTCTTAGGAGCATCGACATCACTGGTGTGCCACCTCCGATTTTATTTGGATACTTCACCTATCCAACAGAAAGCCACAAGATGATGCAATTTAACAATAGAGCCACACTCCGTATTATCCACAACCGTTTTGTTCAATGGGTCAAGAgctctataaaaaaaattcaaggagCATCATATCTAGAACCTCATGATTTGGACATTGGGAAATGTTTTCATTAAACCTCTCCCATACTTCAAACAATGGTTGTCCATTCAATTACCGAAAGTTCACAATTTCACCCCGCTTTTCAAGAATTTCCTATTGTAGGAAGTATCTATTAAGGAACACCCTAGTGAGCTCCTCTGAAGATGTGATTAAGCCGGGTGAAAGTAAGCGGAGCCATAAAACTGCCTCTCCCATTAGTGAAAACTAGAAAAGTTGAAGCTGGATAGATTCTTGTGTAATATGCACTCGTTAAATGGTGTACAAACTTCCACAAAGTTTTTAAAATGAACGCTTGGGTCCTCATATGCTTGACCACTATATAATTCTATTATTTCCAACATGTGAAGCATAACACTAGTCAAATGAAACATACCTTTTCCATTGGTTGGCGGGATGTGGATAGCACTTGTTTGCCCCATTTCATTTAATTTTCCCTTACCATCTAGTGGGGCATCAATGGGGCCAAAATTACTTATATTATAGAACATCACTCTGTTCACACTTTGATCACCTACAAAAtagtcaaaaacaacaaataaaataaattacccCATTCtgggtattcccaagtaagaatggcaccacacaagtgaaatctatattttcactccccaacaacggtgccattttattaacgctcaactcactcctataattaaggggtgaggcggtcgttgtcaagtaacccaatataaattggggtcgaatctaaaggagtgaatgctatagacttcCAACCTATTGGTACtcaagttactataaggttacccGTAATGCTACGGAAATCAACATGCataagtaaatgggggatttgttTAAAAATTCTTTACAAAAACTTCAACAAATACGTAGTGAATGCTATCTTTGGTTTGGATTCAAAGTTTggagaaatcttgggattatgtctccttAGAGTTGAAGCATATTGGACAATGTTGGTTTATCATGGGATTTAGTTGTTAAGTAATAGATAGGCTAGGTCAAGGATCATTGCGGTCAATCATTCAGCAAAACCCCAACGATTTCATCCATTGGccctttcgagcacctaacaagtgtgggGTTTATATAGCCACCCcaaacctcaaccaagcatccctatttctaggatgatgctcttgacatgatttagactacctaaatatttatttctaagattgcaaagggtagtaaaccatagacttagttgttcaccattgcttTGTCGCCCGATAatcctctttcgaggatgttatgggttacctaatattcacctaaatccCTCTATCGAGGATGAACAAGGGTTTCTAGAGCTTTAAGCTAGAGCTTTGAGCTTTAACTCATCAAATCCATTTGGATATTTGAAGTTTTCGCCTATAAATTTCCAACttataagctcaagcaatggtgaaatccatacttaacaactaaaatccatgtaAACAAAACAATAACCATACACAATCAC
Coding sequences within:
- the LOC107876550 gene encoding uncharacterized protein LOC107876550, with translation MFKQKLVEDDAIEVTHGCSATMDSKFVEKKNDLEAFTIPCTIRTHEFAKVLCDLSTSINLMSYLIYKKQVLDTPTPTSMQLLMEDRSIKRLVGILFDVLIKLDKFILPADYIALDCEMDHKVPIILGHYFLAIRRAVVDLEMGVMRFWVQKDKVSFKIYKSKKQTVELYVVSVVDVENKTMKD